The following proteins come from a genomic window of Budorcas taxicolor isolate Tak-1 chromosome 24, Takin1.1, whole genome shotgun sequence:
- the XKR5 gene encoding XK-related protein 5, with translation MHAGVLGLSAPLLAAEQSARLCAVVYYFTTGRLLWAWLVLSVLLPGCLVQGLSYLWFREDGRQGGCLLVVLHLLQLGVWKRHWDAVSASLWKEGQAAPQAPLLLWEADLAALRLLEALLQVGPHLLVQTYIFLASDFTAPVPGVSALCSWTTLSWALVCYARSLGSMKPDHPSAPWTALGCQQLWRMGMVGARVLSLVLFFRAYGVWVLVVTGAHWLVMTFWLVAQQSDIVDSTCRWRLFNLLVGAVFILCYLNLWDGPSRNRMATFYTVMLLENIILVLLATDFLQGASWTSLGAIAGVLSGFLIGSVSLVVYYSLLHPKSTDIWRGPTEGDKAEEGSSPQALGPAGEGPDSVGPCPEESDELPSLGKPPSPQWAPPEAGLESQTVGEASFLSRHHWLLVKLALKTGNVSKINAVFGEDGLARFCSPEWGLSQHRSGWRTPPPPQQEAPSSPQDPLTSEEGSEFPVVPKAEADRTSSYLSLASKSPDRAPAQQPSAASRQLREGSSEEGAGAAPGVRGAGGRPGGGGGQAASTLYFSASATAEGALPSPGEPTSLSGKGLGSGSSERLPLSVADISPILGPGGRLQPSGRAWGGSGLRGQRESPRRPAAAGTQRPLPEGRPRPADAPCLTSTPKRTAPAGDCGRRARLAAEAGFLR, from the exons ATGCACGCGGGGGTTCTGGGCCTGTCCGCCCCGCTGCTGGCGGCCGAGCAGAGCGCGC GCCTCTGCGCTGTGGTTTACTACTTCACCACAGGCCGGCTCCTCTGGGCCTGGCTGGTCCTCTCGGTGCTACTGCCTGGCTGCTTGGTCCAGGGCCTGAGCTATCTCTGGTTCCGAGAAGATGGACGTCAAGGTGGCTGCTTGCTGGTGGTCCTGCACCTCCTCCAGCTCGGCGTGTGGAAGCG gcattGGGACGCTGTGTCCGCCAGCCTCTGGAAGGAAGGGCAGGCCGCCCCCCAGGCCCCGCTGCTGCTGTGGGAGGCGGACCTGGCAGCCCTGCGCCTCCTCGAAGCCCTGCTTCAAGTCGGGCCCCACCTGCTGGTCCAAACATACATTTTCCTCGCCTCTGACTTCACTGCTCCCGTGCCAG GAGTGAGTGCCCTGTGCTCCTGGACCACGCTCTCCTGGGCCCTAGTGTGCTACGCCCGATCCCTGGGCTCCATGAAGCCGGACCACCCCTCCGCACCCTGGACGGCCCTTGGCTGCCAGCAGCTCTGGAGGATGGGCATGGTCGGGGCTCGCGTCCTCAGCCTGGTTCTCTTCTTCCGGGCTTACGGTGTCTGGGTGCTGGTAGTCACAG GTGCCCACTGGCTGGTGATGACCTTCTGGCTCGTGGCTCAGCAGAGTGACATCGTGGACAGCACCTGCCGCTGGAGGCTCTTCAACCTGCTCGTGGGTGCCGTGTTCATCCTCTGCTACCTCAACCTCTGGGACGGCCCCTCCAGAAACAGGATGGCCACGTTCTACACG GTGATGCTGCTCGAAAATATCATCCTCGTGCTGCTGGCGACGGACTTTCTCCAGGGGGCCTCGTGGACCAGCCTGGGGGCCATTGCAGGCGTCTTGTCTGGATTTCTGATCG GCAGTGTCTCTCTGGTCGTTTACTACAGCCTGCTGCATCCGAAATCCACAGACATCTGGCGGGGCCCCACAGAGGGTGATAAAGCAGAAGAAGGCTCTTCTCCACAAGCCCTGGGCCCAGCAGGGGAGGGACCAGACAGCGTGGGGCCCTGCCCAGAGGAAAGCGATGAGCTCCCAAGCCTGGGAAAGCCCCCCAGCCCACAGTGGGCGCCCCCAGAGGCTGGGCTGGAAAGCCAGACGGTGGGAGAGGCCTCTTTCCTCAGCCGCCACCACTGGCTGCTGGTGAAGCTCGCTCTGAAGACGGGGAACGTGTCAAAGATCAATGCAGTCTTTGGAGAAGATGGCCTGGCCCGCTTTTGCTCCCCTGAGTGGGGGTTGAGCCAACACCGCAGTGGCTGGAGGacgcccccacccccgcagcaGGAGGCCCCTTCATCACCGCAGGACCCTCTAACCTCAGAGGAAGGCTCTGAGTTTCCAGTGGTGCCCAAAGCAGAGGCTGACCGGACCTCCAGTTACCTGTCTTTGGCCAGCAAGAGTCCTGACCGAGCTCCAGCCCAGCAGCCCTCAGCTGCAAGCCGTCAGCTGCGGGAGGGCAGCTCAGAAGAGGGAGCTGGGGCCGCCCCGGGGGTGAGGGGTGCAGGGGGGcgcccggggggcgggggcgggcaggCCGCCTCCACGCTGTACTTCAGCGCCTCCGCCACCGCCGAAGGGGCGCTCCCCTCCCCCGGGGAGCCGACGTCCCTCTCCGGGAAGGGGCTGGGGTCGGGCAGCTCCGAGCGCCTTCCCCTCAGCGTGGCCGACATCAGCCCCATCCTAGGCCCCGGAGGACGCTTACAGCCCAGCGGCCGGGCCTGGGGCGGCTCGGGGCTCCGGGGGCAGCGGGAGTCCCCGCGTCGCCCCGCCGCGGCTGGTACCCAGCGGCCGCTGCCCGAGGGCCGCCCGAGGCCCGCGGACGCGCCCTGCCTCACGTCCACCCCCAAGCGCACGGCCCCCGCCGGGGACTGCGGCCGCAGGGCGAGGCTGGCGGCCGAGGCGGGTTTCCTCCGCTGA
- the LOC128068159 gene encoding zinc finger protein 596-like, producing MEPPESVTFEDVAVDFTQEEWSLLDKSQKNLFRNVMLETVTHLVSVGYQISKSDMIFQLEQGKELWPEAAGLQGQSPVPFRSKHNVSKQHGKSLSQGSSLNGQGRIHTKRKSCECALCGKVFNRCSSLSRHKMIHTGEKPFKCQLCEKVFNQRFSLKVHEKTHTGEKPYECHQCGKAFNRCASLRRHSMIHTGEKPFKCHLCGKVFNQNSSLKQQKRTHTGEKTYECHQCGKAFLQSSGLSSHKKVHTGEKPHVCLECGKAFTHSSGLHVHKRIHIREKPYVCCVCRKAFGKYAKLREHERTHSGEKPYGCQLCGGHFTRASSVRRHKGTQHRRENQSHPQ from the exons ATGGAGCCCCCG GAATCGGTGACATTTGAAGATGTAGCCGTCGACTTCACCCAGGAAGAGTGGAGCCTGCTAGACAAGTCCCAGAAAAACCTGTTCAGAAATGTGATGCTGGAGACGGTCACCCACCTGGTCTCTGTAG GCTATCAGATCAGCAAATCAGATATGATTTTCCAACTGGAACAAGGGAAAGAGTTGTGGCCGGAAGCAGCAGGCCTCCAAGGTCAGAGTCCAG TTCCCTTCAGAAGCAAACATAATGTCAGCAAACAGCATGGCAAATCACTTAGTCAAGGGTCATCCCTCAACGGACAGGGTCGCATTCACACTAAACGTAAATCATGTGAATGTGCTCTGTGTGGGAAAGTTTTTAATAGATGCTCTAGCCTTAGCAGACATAAGAtgattcacactggagagaaaccattcAAATGTCAACTGTGTGAGAAAGTCTTCAATCAAAGATTCTCCCTGAAGGTACATGAGAAGACTCACACAGGAGAGAAGCCCTACGAATGTCATCAGTGTGGAAAAGCCTTTAATAGATGTGCCAGCCTCAGGAGACacagcatgattcacactggagagaaaccattcAAATGTCATCTGTGTGGGAAAGTCTTCAATCAAAATTCCTCCTTGAAACAACAAAAGAGAACTCACACAGGAGAGAAGACATATGAATGTCATCAGTGCGGCAAAGCCTTTCTTCAAAGCTCTGGCCTCAGTTCGCATAAGAAagtccacactggagagaagccaCATGTATGTCTTGAGTGTGGGAAGGCCTTTACTCATAGTTCGGGGCTTCATGTGCACAAAAGAATCCACATTAGAGAGAAACCATACGTATGCTGTGTGTGTAGGAAGGCCTTCGGTAAATATGCTAAGCTGAGGGAACATGAGAGAACCCACAGCGGAGAGAAGCCCTATGGATGTCAGCTCTGTGGAGGACACTTCACTCGTGCCTCTTCCGTTAGACGACACAAGGGAACCCAGCACAGGAGAGAAAATCAGTCACACCCTCAGTAG